The following proteins are co-located in the Xiphophorus maculatus strain JP 163 A chromosome 8, X_maculatus-5.0-male, whole genome shotgun sequence genome:
- the LOC111609570 gene encoding uncharacterized protein LOC111609570 — protein sequence MLRKDPFKCQACTLDMLAVSVDGNRKHYRFKNAARSEEQALFQDLFIAKDEDQRLANRRITFFCMDVTCKYWPYLEKVSKNCPELQHLLQMKPFLSVFHAKAHDFKCEAKWSGAYQDGAGLTLGEEVEQCNAFLSRIAVTTKHMSKAGRTDMLTLMAMRWNQQKLDNLATSLTRRYQKATKALQKQHQNLESLKIELLVTDSQLDDWVHDIKEWAEATSSTTDPDSLAGRIEVLAASIKRRSQRLYKDIDGNKARAKARRKIRQEKNVLALALENYKTVTGTEALSLEEILSGDTTLPWQQSDSGK from the exons ATGTTAAGGAAGGATCCCTTCAAGTGTCAAGCTTGTACCCTGGATATGCTTGCAGTTTCAGTGGATGGAAACCGCAAGCATTACCGTTTCAAGAATGCAGCAAG atcgGAGGAACAGGCCCTATTTCAGGACCTGTTCATAGCCAAGGATGAAGAC CAAAGGCTGGCCAACAGACGGATCACATTTTTTTGCATGGATGTAACATGCAAGTACTGGCCATATCTTGAGAAAGTATCGAAAAACTGTCCTGAGCTCCAGCACCTGCTTCAAATGAAGCCATTCCTCTCCGTGTTCCATGCCAAAGCCCATGACTTCAAATGTGAG GCTAAGTGGAGTGGAGCATATCAAGATGGTGCTGGCTTGACTCTAGGGGAAGAAGTTGAGCAGTGCAATGCATTTCTCTCAAGGATTGCTGTTACGACAAAACATATGTCAAAAGCTG GACGGACAGACATGCTGACTCTTATGGCCATGCGCTGGAATCAGCAAAAACTTGACAACTTGGCCACCTCACTAACCCGTCGATATCAGAAG GCCACAAAAGCTCTTCAAAAACAACATCAGAACTTGGAGTCCTTAAAAATTGAGCTTTTGGTGACTGACAGTCAACTTGATGACTGGGTCCATGATATTAAGGAGTGGGCAGAAG CAACATCTAGCACAACTGATCCGGACTCCTTGGCAGGCAGAATTGAGGTTCTGGCTGCGAGCATCAAAAGGCGATCTCAGCGTCTTTATAAAGACATAGACGGAAACAAAGCTCGTGCCAAGGCTCGTCGCAAAATAAGACAGGAGAAAAACGTCTTAGCATTGGCTTTAGAAAACTACAAGACTGTTACAGGCACAGAAGCACTATCTTTAGAAGAGATCCTGTCCGGTGACACAACATTGCCATGGCAGCAATCAGACAGTGGTAAATAA